The nucleotide window CGCCTGTTCGTTGCGGGCGGCGGGCGTGCCGGCCTGGGGAAGAATCAAACGGACGATGTTGTACGGGTCGGCGGACTCGAGATGGAGCAGACCGTCCGGCCGTACGACCACGTCGTACGGCGGGGATGTCACGGCGGCCAGACTGCCGACCCGGTCCGGGTCGTAGCGAAGGCCTCGGAACGGGGTCAGTTCGAGGCCGCTGCGCGCCGGGATCTCCTCCGCGGGACCTGCGTAGTTCATTAGGGCATCGTAAGTGCGTCAGTGGCATGTGCGTGGCTGTCAGTGGCATGCGCGATGATCTGGGGAGAGCGGTCGAAGCCATGGGTGGTCGAAGCCATGGGTGGTCGAGGTCTGTGGTGACGACGTCTTCGGCCGACGAGGCGGTACCGGCGAGCGAGGAGCGGTGTGCAATGAGCCAGGCAGTCAGGACACGGCCCGACGGCAGTGGGCAGGCCCTGAGCGAGGCGTACGACACGGCGCTGCTCGATCTGGACGGGGTGGTGTACGCGGGTGGGAGCGCGATCGCGTACGCCGTCGAGTCTCTCGCCACGGCCCGCGCGGGGGGCATGCGTCTGGCGTACGTCACGAACAACGCGCTGCGGACGCCGGACACCGTGGCCGCGCATCTCACGGAGCTGGGCATACCGACCGGGGCAGATGACGTCATCAACTCCGCGCAGGCCGTGGCCCGGTTGATCAGCGAGCAGGTGCCCGTCGGCGGGCGGGTGTTGGTGATCGGTGGCGAGGGGCTGCGGGTCGCGCTGCGCGAGCGGGGGCTGGTGCCCGTCGAGTCGGCCGACGACGATCCGGTGGCCGTGGTGCAGGGCTACGGCGGCCCCGAGCTGCCCTGGGGGCGGTTCGCGGAGGCTTGTTACGCGATCGCGCGCGGGGTGCCGTGGTTCGCGTCCAACACCGACCTGACGATTCCGAGCGGGCGGGGTATCGCGCCGGGCAACGGGGCGGCGGTGCAGGTCGTGCGCATAGCCACAGGGGCCGAGCCGCAGGTGGCGGGCAAGCCGCTGCCGCCGATGCACCGGGAGACGATCCTGCGTACGGGCGCCGAGCGGCCGCTGGTCGTCGGGGACCGGCTGGACACGGACATCGAGGGCGCGTTCAACGGAGAGGTCGACTCGCTGCTCGTCCTCACCGGTGTGACCGACGCGGCGCAGCTGCTGGCCGCGCCGCCCCAGCACCGGCCGACGTACGTCGACGCCGATCTGCGGGGGATGCTCACCGGCCAGCCGGAGGTCGTCGCGGCGGGCGGTGGCTTCCGCTGTGGCGGCTGGACGGCGACCGCGGGAAGCACGGGGGTCCCCCCGCGCGAGCGAAGCCGAGCGTGGGGGAGGCTGGAACTGGACGGCGAGGGCGAGGAGATGGACGGGCTGCGGGCCCTGTGCGCGGCGGCCTGGACGGCGGCCGGGGAGGGCTCGTGCGAGCTGGACGGGGGGAAGGCGCTGGCACGGCTCGGGTTGTGAGACGGGTGCTTCGGCATCGACGGGGTGTCCCGGCGTCGGCGAGGGGAACCTGACGTCGGCGGGGTGTTCCGACACCGGATACCGAGGCGTCCCGGTGCCGACGGGACGGCTCCGCACCTGCGGTCGTACGCGTGTGTGATGTTCGTGGACGGGATCGAGCCGAAAAGGGAGGATAGGCTAACCTAACCAGGTGTTGGTCGACAGTCCTCCCGAACCGAGCGCGGAGATCGCTCCTGTGCCCCCGAACCGCCGGGCGATGCGTGCCGTCGGTCTCCTGGTGTCCCTCGTGCTGCTCGCACTGGTCGCTCTGGCGAGCATCGCGATCGGCGCGAAAGGGCTCTCGGTGGAGCAGGTCTGGCACGGCCTCTTCCACGACACGGGGACGTACGGCGATGTCGTCGTCGGGGAGCGGATCTCGCGCACCCTGCTGGGGCTGCTCGCCGGGGCCGCGCTCGGGCTGGCCGGTGCCGTGCTCCAGGCGCTCACCCGGAACCCGCTGGCCGACCCGGGGCTGCTCGGCATCAACGCGGGCGCGTCCGCGGCCGTGGTCACCGCCATCACCTACTTCGGGGTCACCTCGCTGACCGGCTATGTGTGGTTCGCGTTCTTCGGGGCCGCCGCCGTGGGGGCGCTCGTGTGGTTCCTCGGCGGGAGCAGGGGCGCGACGCCCGTGCGGCTCGCGCTCGCGGGGACGGCCATCAGCGCCGCCCTCTACGGGTATCTGCAGGCCGTGATGATCATGGACAACGCGGCGCTGTCCAAGATGCGCTTCTGGACGGTCGGTTCGCTGGCCTCGGCCACGGACGAGACCATCACCCAGGTCCTGCCGTTCCTCGCGGTCGGTACGGTCGTGGCGCTGCTGCTCGCCCGGCCGCTGAACGCCGTGGCCATGGGCGACGACACCGCCCGCGCGCTCGGCGCCAACCTCAACCGCACCCGGGCGCTGTCCATGGCCGCCGCCACCGTGCTGTGCGGTGCCGCGACCGCCGCCTGCGGGCCGATCGTGTTCGTCGGGCTGATGGTCCCGCACGTCGTACGGTCCTTCACCGGGCCCGACCTGCGCTGGATCCTGCCGTACGCGACCGTTCTGTCGCCCGTGCTGCTGCTCGGTGCCGATGTCGTCGGGCGGGTCGTGGTACGGCCGGCGGAGCTTCAGGTCGGTATCGTCACCGCGATCATCGGTGGGCCGGTCTTCATCTTTCTCGTTCGACGGCGGAGGACGGCCCAGCTGTGAAGACGCAGGTCATGAGCAAGCCCGCCGTGCGCAGCCGTGTGGTCCGCACCCCCGGTGGGCTGTCGTTCCGCCTCGACGTGCGGGCGTTCACCGTCGTCGTGCTGTTGCTGGTGGCCGCCCTCACCGCGAGTGTCGTGCTGATCGGCACCGGGGACTTCCCGATCCCGGCCGGCGACGTCCTCCGGACGCTGATGGGGAACGGGGACGCGGGCCAGGAGTTCATCGTCAACGAGCTGCGGCTGCCGCGGGTCCTGGTCGGACTGCTGGTCGGGGCCTCGCTGGGGCTCGGCGGGGCGCTGTTCCAGTCCATCTCCCGCAATCCGCTGGGCAGTCCGGACGTGCTCGGCCTCTCGCAGGGCTCCACCGCCGGGGCGCTCGTCATGATCGTGCTGTTCTCCGGGAGCGCGACCCAGGTCGCCCTCGGGGCGCTCGTGGGCGGCCTGGTCACCGGGTTCGCGATCTATCTGCTGGCCTGGAAGCGGGGCGTGCACGGCTACCGGCTCGTGCTGGTCGGCATCGGTGTCTCCGCGATCGTCACGGCGGTCAACGGCTATCTGATCACCAAGGCCGACCTCGTCGACGCGGCCCGAGCGGTCGTGTGGATGACCGGTTCCCTCAACGGGCGTGACTGGGTGCAGGTCTGGCCGCTGCTGTGGATGTGCGTGATCCTCGTGCCGCTGGTGCTGGGCAACGCGCGCGGCCTGCGGATGACGGAGATGGGCGACGACGTGTCGTACGCCCTCGGGGTGCGCGTCGAGCGCGTACGGCTGCTGCTGATGGTGTCGGCCGTGCTGCTCACCGCGGGGGCCACCGCGGCCGCCGGGCCGGTCGGTTTCGTCGCCCTCACCGCGCCGCAGCTCGCCCGGCGGCTGACCCGCTCGCCGGGCCCGAACCTGGTGCCCTCCATGTGCATGGGCGCGACCCTGCTGATCGTCGCCGACTGGGCCTCGCAGCGGGCCTTCGGGGCCGACCAGCTGCCGGTCGGTGTCGTCACCGGCGTACTCGGCGGTGTCTATCTGCTGTGGCTGCTGGTCACCGAGCGGAAGGCCGGGCGGATATGAGCCGCCCCGAACCGAACGGGCCGAAGTCGCAAAGGCCGGGCACGAGCGCGTCGGCGAACGAGAACAACCCGAGGAGCACCGTGAACCGCCTGTCCGCCGAGAACGTCACCCTCGCCTACGACCAGCGGGTCATCGCCGAGCAGCTGTCGGTGGAGATCCCCGACAACTCGTTCACCGTGATCGTCGGCCCCAACGCCTGCGGCAAGTCCACGCTGCTGCGCGCCCTTTCCCGGATGCTGAAGCCGTCCCGGGGGCGGGTGCTGCTCGACGGGCAGATCATCCAGTCGATGCCCGCGAAGAAGGTCGCGCGGACGCTGGGCCTGCTGCCGCAGTCGTCGATCGCGCCCGACGGGATCACGGTCGGCGACCTCGTCGGCCGCGGCCGCTACCCGCACCAGGGGCTGCTGCGCCAGTGGTCGACGGAGGACGAGCGGATCGTACGGGAGTCGATGGAGTCGACCGGTGTCGCCGAGCTGGCGGACCGTTACGTCGACGAGCTGTCCGGCGGCCAGCGCCAGCGCGTGTGGATGGCCATGGCGCTCGCCCAGCAGACCCCGCTGCTGCTGCTCGACGAGCCGACCACCTACCTCGACATCCAGCACCAGATCGACGTCCTGGACCTCTGCGCCGAGCTGCACGAGGAGCAGGGCCGCACCCTGGTCGCCGTACTGCACGACCTCAACCACGCGGCCCGCTACGCCACCCACCTCATCGCCCTGCGCGGCGGCTCGGTGATCGCCGAGGGCGCCCCCTCGGAGATCGTCACGGCCGAGCTGGTCGAGGAGGTCTTCGGGCTGCGCTGCCAGGTCATCGACGACCCGGAGACGGGGACGCCGCTGGTGGTGCCGGCCGCCCGCAAGGCACGGGCCGCGGTCGGCAAGGTGGCCGTTACAGAAGCTTCCTGAGCCGGAGCAGGTCCCGGAAGCCCGCCTCCAGCTTCACCCGGCCCGCGCCCCAGGCCTTCGCGAAGTTCAGTTCGCCGTCGACCATCGCGACCAGATCGTCGCCCGTCATCGTCAGCCGGATCTCGGCCTTCTCCCGCGGCGGGCCCTGGAGTGTGTCCGTCACCTCGATGCGGCCGCCCTTGAGGCGGCCGACGAAGGTGACGTCCAGATCGGTGATACGGCAGCTCAGCGAGCGGTCCAGGGCCGCCGCCGTGCGTACGTCCCCGTTCGCGCCCGCCAAATTGTCCGAGAGCTTGTCGAGTGCGCTGCGGCACTCCTCAATCGTGGCCATCGCGACCGACGGTACCCCAGGGCTTCGAGGTAGCGTCGGGGCATGAGCGACTCTGTGTCAGAGGCCACGGTGGGGGAGGAAACGGTTGAAGCGGTCGTCGACGCCGGGTACGACCCCGCCGCCCCGGCCCCGCTGAACGTGCCCCGCACCCCCACGGGCAACGCCGAGGTCGACGCGTACCTCGGGCGGCTGGCCGACGCCGACCACCTCGCCACCGACGGGCACCTGGAGGTGTACGAGGATGTGCACCGGGGGCTGCGCGACGCGCTCACCGCGCTCGACGCCCGCCCGGGACCTCCGGCGCCCCCACGGCCGTACGAATCCAGGAGCTGAACCGAACGTGGCAGGTGTGGCACGACGCCGTCTCGACGCCGAGCTGGTCCGGCGGAAGCTCGCGCGTTCGCGTGAGCACGCGAGCCAGCTGATCGCCGCCGGGCGGGTCACCGTCGGCAAGACCGTCGCGACCAAGCCCGCCACCCAGGTGGAGACCGCGGCCGCGATCGTGGTCCAGACCGACGACGGCGACCCCGAGTACGTGTCGCGGGGCGGCCACAAGCTGGCCGGCGCCCTCGAGGTCTTCGTCCCGCAGGGGCTCGGTGTCGAGGGGCGGCGGGCGCTGGACGCCGGCGCCTCCACCGGCGGGTTCACCGACGTACTGCTGCGGGCCGGGGCCGCGCACGTCGTCGCCGTCGACGTCGGATACGGACAACTCGCATGGACTCTCCGGAGCGATGAACGCGTCACCGTCAAGGACCGTACGAACGTACGCGAGTTGACGCTCGAAGCGATCGATGGGGAGCCTGTGGATCTTGTCGTGGGGGATCTGTCCTTCATCCCGCTCGGCCTGGTACTGCCCGCCCTGGTGCGGTGCGTGAAGCCGGATGCCGATCTGGTGATGATGGTCAAGCCGCAGTTCGAGGTGGGGAAGGAGCGGCTGGGCAGCGGGGGAGTCGTACGGAGTCCGCAGCTGCGGGCCGAAGCGGTGCGCGGGGTGGCCCGGCGGGCCGGGGAGCTGGGGCTCGGGGTGAAGGGTGTGACGGCCAGTCCGCTGCCCGGGCCCTCGGGCAATGTCGAGTACTTTCTGTGGCTGCGTGCCGGAGCTCCCGCGCTGGACCCGGCCGACGTCGACCGAGCAGTGGCGGAGGGGCCGCGTTGACCCAGGACCGATCTCGAACTGTATTCCTGCTCACCCACACCGGGCGGCCGGCGGCGATCCGCAGTGCCGAACTCGTCGTCAAGGGGCTGCTGCACCACGGCATCGTCGTGCGCGTCCTGGAGTACGAGGCCGAGGACATCCCGCTGCCGGAGGAGGTGGAGCTCGTCAAGGAGGCCACCCCGCAGTGCCTCGACGGGTGTGAGCTGCTCATCGTCCTCGGCGGTGACGGCACGCTGCTGCGCGGCGCCGAGTTCGCCCGTGCGTCCGGCGTGCCGATGCTGGGCGTCAACCTCGGCAGTGTCGGCTTCCTCGCGGAGGCCGAGCGGGACGACCTCGACAAGGTCGTCGACCGGGTGGTGACCAAGTCGTACGAGGTCGAGGAGCGGATGACCGTCGATGTCGTCGTTCATCAGAACGGGGACATCGTCCACACGGACTGGGCGCTGAACGAGGCGGCCGTGCAGAAGGCGGGCGCCGAGAAACTGCTCGAAGTCGTCCTCGAGATCGACGGGCGGCCGGTGACCGGCTTCGGGTGCGACGGGATCGTTCTGTCGACTCCGACCGGGTCCACGGCGTATGCGTTCTCGGCGGGTGGGCCCGTGGTGTGGCCCGAGGTCGAGGCGTTGTTGATGGTGCCGATCAGCGCGCATGCGCTGTTCGCCAAGCCGTTGGTGACGTCGCCGAATTCTGTGCTGGCGGTGGAGGTTCTGCCTCATGTCCCGCCTGGGGTTCTCTGGTGTGACGGGCGGCGGACTGTCGAGTTGCCGCCCGGGGCCCGGGTCGAGGTGCGCCGAGGGGCTGTGCCCGTGCGGCTGGCTCGGTTGCATCATGCGTCGTTCACGGACCGGCTGGTGGCGAAGTTCGCGCTGCCGGTTTCCGGGTGGCGGGGGGCTCGGCACTAGCGCGATGTGGGGGGCGGGGACGCGTCAGCGGCTGCGGGCTCGATGCGGTCGCTCGCGCCCGCGCGGCGGAGCCGCAAATCGATACGGCCCCGCGCCCCCTTTCGGAGCGCTGTACCTCGCCGGGGTGACATAGGGGACGGGGGGCGTCGCACTTCCGCCCCTCGACCTCGTAAGGTCTTCTCCGTGTTGGAGGAGATGCGGATACGGTCGCTCGGAGTCATCGACGACGCGGTCGTCGAGTTGTCGCCCGGCTTCACCGCCGTGACGGGTGAGACGGGCGCGGGCAAGACCATGGTCGTCACCAGTCTCGGGCTGTTGCTCGGCGGGCGTGCGGACCCGGCGCTCGTGCGGATCGGGGCGAAGAACGCGGTCGTCGAGGGCCGGATCGCCATGCCCGAGGGCGCGGCGGCGTTCGTCCGGGCCGAGGAGGCCGGGGCCGAACTCGACGACGGGGCGCTGCTGATCAGCCGTACCGTTTCCGCCGAGGGACGGTCGCGGGCGCATCTCGGCGGGCGTTCCGTCCCGGTGGGTGTGCTCGCCGAGCTGGCCGACGAGCTTGTCGCCGTGCACGGGCAGACCGACCAGCAGGGGCTGCTGAAGCTGTCCCGGCAGCGGGCGGCGCTCGACCGGTACGCGGGCGACGCGGTGGCTGTGCCGCTCGCCAAGTACGGGGAGGCCTACCGGCGGCTGCGGGCCGTGGCCACCGAGCTGGACGAGATCGTCACGCGCGCGCGTGAGCGGGCCCAGGAGGCCGACATGCTGCGCTACGGGCTCGACGAGATCGCGGGCGTCGAGCCGCGGGACGGCGAGGACGTGGAGCTGGCCGAGGAGGCCGAGCGGCTCGGGCACGCGGAGGCGCTGGCGTCCGCCGCGACGGCCGCGCACGCGGCGCTCGCCGGCAACCCCGAGGACCCTGAGGGCGTCGACGCTTCGACGCTCGTCGCGGGCGCCCACCGGGCCCTGGAGGCCGTGCGGTCGCACGACCCGGCGCTGGCCGCGCTCGCCGACCGGATCGGGGAGATCGGGATCCTGCTGGGCGATGTGGCGGGCGAGTTGGCGGGGTACGCCGACGATCTGGACGCCGATCCGCTGCGGCTGGCGGCCGTGGAGGAGCGGCGGGCCGCGCTCACCGCGCTCACCCGGAAGTACGGGCAGGACATCGGTGCCGTGCTGGCCTGGGCCGAGCAGGGGGCCCAGCGGCTCACCGAGCTCGACGGCGACGACGAGCGGATCGGGGAGCTGACCGCCGAGCGGGACGCGTTGCGGGACGAACTGGGCGGGCTGGCCCAGGCGTTGACGGACGCCCGGACGGAGGCCGCCGAGCGGTTCGCCGCCGCCGTCACCGCCGAGCTGGCCTCGCTCGCGATGCCGCACGCGCGCGTGTCGTTCGAGATCCGGCAGACCGACGACGCCGAGGGCGTCGAGGTGGGCGGGCGTACGGTCGCGTACGGCCCGTCCGGTGCCGACGAGGTCGAACTGCTGCTCGCCCCGCATCCGGGGGCGCCGCCGCGGCCCATCGCCAAGGGCGCCTCGGGTGGTGAGCTGTCGCGCGTGATGCTGGCCGTCGAGGTGGTGTTCGCGGGGACGGATCCCGTGCCGACGTATCTCTTCGACGAGGTCGACGCCGGTGTCGGTGGCAAGGCGGCCGTCGAGATCGGCCGACGCCTGGCCAAGCTCGCCAAGTCCGCGCAGGTCGTGGTCGTCACCCATCTGCCCCAGGTGGCCGCCTTCGCCGACCGGCAGCTGCTGGTGGAGAAGACGAACGACGGGTCGGTCACCCGGTCCGGGGTCAAGGTCCTGGAGGGCGAGGAGCGCGTGCGTGAACTGTCGCGCATGCTGGCCGGCCAGGAGGACTCGGAGACGGCCCGGGCGCACGCGGAGGAGCTGTTGGCGGCGGCTCGGGGGGACGGGTAGGAGGCGAGGTCCCGGGCCCCTCTCTCGGGCGCGGCACGCTTCGTCAACCGTGGCCGTCGTCGGAGCCGCGGTGACCATGCCGCCGGAGAAGGTGGGGCTTCGCGGCGTGAGGCGTTGAGACGTATGGGGAACGCTTGTACGGATGTTCACTCGTGTGAGTGGGAGTGTGCGGCAGGTTGCCCTAAGCTCCGGGTTGTGGCGGGCTGGGCGGTTCTGAACACCCTTGCGGCCTGGCATCCTTGACTTAGTAAGACGTATTGCGACGTAGTACGCGGAAGCGCTTCGGGTGGTCCACCCCCGGCGCGGGTTCCTTCGTACGTTCTTCGTGACCGTCCGACCCCGAATCCAGGAGCCCCGGCCACGTGAGCCACGTGAGCAGCCCGTCACCGCACGGCCAGTCGCCGCTGCGCACCGTGCAGGTGCTCGGCGGCGGCAGCGCGGGAAGCAGTGCGCATGTGCGGTCGCTGGCCTCCGGTCTGGTCGCCCGGGGTGTACGGGTCACGGTGTGCGCCCCCGGCGAGACCGATCGCGTGTACGACTTCGGTGGCGTCGGAGCCCAGCATGTGCACATCCCCCGCAGCAGCGACCCGGCCTCCGTGGCCGCGCTGCGCAGCGTCTGCGCGGACGCCGACCTGGTGCACGCGCACGGGCTGCACGCCGGGTTCCGGGCCACCCTGGCGCTCGGCAGGCGCCGTACACCGCTCGTCGTCACCTGGCACACGCGTTCGTACGCCGAGGGGGCGCGGGCGCATCTGCTGCGGATGCTGGAGCGGCGGGTCGCCAAGGCCGCGGCCGTCGTGCTCGGGGCGTCCTCGGATCTCGTCGACCGGGCCCGCAGCCGGGGCGCCCGGGACGCCCGGCTCGCCGCCGTCGCACTGCCCGCGCCGCGCCGGACCGACTCCCACGACGACGCCGAACGGCCGCGGTGCAAGGCGCGGGCCGAAGTGGGCGCCACGGGTCGGCCGCTGCTGGTGGCCGTCGGCACCCTCGACCGCCACCGGGGGTACGACACACTGCTGGACGCCGCGCGGGAATGGCGGGGACTCGACCCCGCGCCACTGCTCGTCATCGCGGGGGAGGGCCCCCTGCGGAGCAACCTCCAGCGGCGCATCGAGGACGAGGAGCTGCCCGTACGGCTCCTCGGGCGGCGCGACGACGTCAGCGAACTGCTCGCCGCCGCCGACCTCGCGCTGCTGCCGGACGGCGGCGAATCCCGCTCCCTCCTCGCCCAGGAAGCCCTGCACGCGCGCGTGCCGCTCGTCGCGGCCGACGTGGGATCCGTGTCCGACCTGGTCGGCGACGCCGCCGAACTCGTCCCGTACGGGGACCCGGTCGCCCTCGCCGCCACTGTCGTACGCCTCCTCGGCGACCCCGACCGGTGCGAGGCGCTGAGGGAGAACGGCACGCGGCAGACCGCCACCTGGCCCACCGAGGACGAGACGGTCGCCCAAGTGCTCAGTGTGTACGACGAGTTGACGCAGCTGCGGCCGCTCGGCTGACCGGGGAGTCGTTACGGCACGTGTCTGCGGGCCCGTAGCGCCAGGCTCAGGGCCAGGACCGTCTGCGGGTCGTCGAGGTCCATGCCCAGCAGCTCGCCGATGCGGGCCAGCCGGTTGTAGAGCGTCTGGCGGTTGAGGTGCAGCTCGCGGGCCGTCTCCGCCTTGCGGCCCGCGTGCGCCAGATACGTCTCCAGGGTGGGCAGCAGCGGGGGCTTGGCGCGGTTGTCGTGGTCGCGGAGCGGGCCGATCGCGCGGTCCACGAAGGCGGCCAGGTCGGGGTGGTCGCGCAGCCGCCACAGCAACAGATCGATGTCGAGGCGCCGGGCGTCGTACCAGGGGCGGTCGGCCAGGCCCTGCGCTGCCGTCGCGGTCTCCGCCGCGTGTCTGAGCCCCGCCGACACGGCCGCCCAGCCGCCAGCCGCCCCGATCACCACCACGGGCGGCCGGCCACCGGGCCGCAGCATCCCGGCGCGCTCCACACCCGCCCGCAGCGCCACCGCGACCCGGTCCGCCACCGCCGCGCGCTCCGACTCCGTGCGCAGGCCGAGCAGCAGCGGCACCCGGCCCTCGACCGGCCGTACGCCGAGCAGGACGGGCACGCCCACCGAGGCCAGTTCCTCCGCCACCGCGCGGGCCAGGACCGCCCAGCCGCCGCCGGGCGAGAGGCCGTCCGCCAGGCGCATCACCACCGGGAGCAGCGGGCCGTCACCCGGCTTGAAGCCCAGGACGCGGGCCTGCGCGGGCGCGTCCTCCGCCGCGATACGGCCGTCTGCGAGGTCGGTCAGGAAGTCGCCGCGCCCGCGCGCCGCCAGCTCCTCCTCCTGCCGGGCCTGCATCAGGACGACGGCGAGGATGCTTGCCGCCCGCTCGGCGGCGATCCGGTGCACCGGGGCCACCGGGGTGTTGACCGGCAGCAGGATCAGCCGGGCCCGTACGGAACCCGTGCCCGGACCCCCGCCCGGTACGTCGACGATGGTCGTACCGGCCGGCGGTTCGTCCTTGTGCTGGCCTCGCAGCCCTTCCCACACCTGCAACGGGTCGGCCGCGGCGGGCCCGGCCCCGGCCGCGTAAAGGAGCCGGCCGTCGGCGGTCTCCAGGAACACCGGGTTGCCGCTGAAGTCGGCCAGGATGCCCAGGACCTGCGGCACGCCGCCCCCGCCGAGGAGGGCCTCCGTACAGCGGCGGTGGACCTCCTCCGCCCGCTGGAGCAGCGCGTAGTGGCCGTTGACGATCTCGGTGTGGACCTCCTCCGTGACCGTCACGAACGGCACCTCGCGGTGCAGCTGGACCAGCGGCAGCCCGGCCGAGCGCGCCGTGTCGACGAGGGCGGAGGGCAGCCGGGCGAAGCGCGGGCCCAGCTCGATGACGAGCGCCGCGATACCGCGCTCGGCGAGCGTCCGTACGAACGCCCGCTGGTCGGCGGGGCGCGTGCCGAGCCCGTAGCCCGTCGTCAGCAGCAGCTCGCCGCCCTTGAGCAGCGAGGCGATGTGCGGGACCTCGCCCGCGTGCACCCAGCGCACGGTCCGGTTCAGCCGGTCGCTGCCCGCCAGGACCTCCGGCAGCCCGCCGCGCAGCCCCGGCAGCTCCAGCGCCCGCCGCACGGTGATACCGCCCTGGGCCTCGTGGCCGGCGGGGAAGTCGCGGCTCTCGTGGCCGTCGCGCGTGGCATGGCCGTCCCAGGTGTCCATGGGGCGGACGCTACCCGCGTGCGGGGGCCCGGAGCACCTCAGCTGCGGCGACGCCTTTCACAGGGGTGCGATGTTGTGGTTGAACCGGAACACGTTGTCCGGGTCGTACTCCGCCTTCACCGCGGCCAGCCGCCGGGTGTTCTCCGGGCCGAGGCCGGCCGCGACCCGCTTCGAGCCCTCTTCGCCGATGAAGTTCAGGTACACCGCTCCCGTGCTCCACGGGCGGACGTCGGCGCGTACGTCCCGTACCCACTGGACACACCGCTCGTCGTCGGCCGGGTCCTCCCAGACGCCGAAGGGGTGCACGGCCCAGGGCGCGTCCCGGTACGGCACCGGGTAGTCGGCGGGGCCCGCCGCGACCGCGCCGCCCTCCGGGAAGAGGACGTGCTGGGTGCCGGTCGGCACGGGCATCGACTCGGCGCGGGCGCAGAACACGTCCACCAGCTCGTCCGGCAGACCCGTCAGGTACTCGGCCGACCAGTAGTTCCGCATCCCCGGCGGGTCGTCGATCATGCACTGGACGTCCGCGTACGGCATCGCGCCGACGATCTCGGTCTCGTGCGGCAGCGCCAGCAGCGGCTGGGCGATCTTGCGCATGTCGTCCTCGGTGCCCGCGTACGTCAGGAGGGCGGCGCAGGCCGGCTTGCCCACCAGGTGTTCCGGTACGAACTCCTCCGGCGGCCCGGTCATGTAGATCACGCCGCCGCCCGCCTCGTCCGGGCCGGTCTCGATGATCTCGCGGTAGGCGCGCATCACCTCGGGGCCGTGTTCGGGCAGGTGGAGCAGCAGGGCGATGGCGAAGGCGGGCAGTTCGTGCAGCCGGAGGGTGAGGGCGGTGGCCACGCCGAAGTTGCCGCCACCGCCGTGCAGGGCCCAGAACAGC belongs to Streptomyces graminofaciens and includes:
- a CDS encoding FecCD family ABC transporter permease; translation: MSKPAVRSRVVRTPGGLSFRLDVRAFTVVVLLLVAALTASVVLIGTGDFPIPAGDVLRTLMGNGDAGQEFIVNELRLPRVLVGLLVGASLGLGGALFQSISRNPLGSPDVLGLSQGSTAGALVMIVLFSGSATQVALGALVGGLVTGFAIYLLAWKRGVHGYRLVLVGIGVSAIVTAVNGYLITKADLVDAARAVVWMTGSLNGRDWVQVWPLLWMCVILVPLVLGNARGLRMTEMGDDVSYALGVRVERVRLLLMVSAVLLTAGATAAAGPVGFVALTAPQLARRLTRSPGPNLVPSMCMGATLLIVADWASQRAFGADQLPVGVVTGVLGGVYLLWLLVTERKAGRI
- a CDS encoding SCP2 sterol-binding domain-containing protein; its protein translation is MATIEECRSALDKLSDNLAGANGDVRTAAALDRSLSCRITDLDVTFVGRLKGGRIEVTDTLQGPPREKAEIRLTMTGDDLVAMVDGELNFAKAWGAGRVKLEAGFRDLLRLRKLL
- a CDS encoding HAD hydrolase-like protein codes for the protein MSQAVRTRPDGSGQALSEAYDTALLDLDGVVYAGGSAIAYAVESLATARAGGMRLAYVTNNALRTPDTVAAHLTELGIPTGADDVINSAQAVARLISEQVPVGGRVLVIGGEGLRVALRERGLVPVESADDDPVAVVQGYGGPELPWGRFAEACYAIARGVPWFASNTDLTIPSGRGIAPGNGAAVQVVRIATGAEPQVAGKPLPPMHRETILRTGAERPLVVGDRLDTDIEGAFNGEVDSLLVLTGVTDAAQLLAAPPQHRPTYVDADLRGMLTGQPEVVAAGGGFRCGGWTATAGSTGVPPRERSRAWGRLELDGEGEEMDGLRALCAAAWTAAGEGSCELDGGKALARLGL
- a CDS encoding NAD kinase is translated as MTQDRSRTVFLLTHTGRPAAIRSAELVVKGLLHHGIVVRVLEYEAEDIPLPEEVELVKEATPQCLDGCELLIVLGGDGTLLRGAEFARASGVPMLGVNLGSVGFLAEAERDDLDKVVDRVVTKSYEVEERMTVDVVVHQNGDIVHTDWALNEAAVQKAGAEKLLEVVLEIDGRPVTGFGCDGIVLSTPTGSTAYAFSAGGPVVWPEVEALLMVPISAHALFAKPLVTSPNSVLAVEVLPHVPPGVLWCDGRRTVELPPGARVEVRRGAVPVRLARLHHASFTDRLVAKFALPVSGWRGARH
- a CDS encoding TlyA family RNA methyltransferase, which codes for MAGVARRRLDAELVRRKLARSREHASQLIAAGRVTVGKTVATKPATQVETAAAIVVQTDDGDPEYVSRGGHKLAGALEVFVPQGLGVEGRRALDAGASTGGFTDVLLRAGAAHVVAVDVGYGQLAWTLRSDERVTVKDRTNVRELTLEAIDGEPVDLVVGDLSFIPLGLVLPALVRCVKPDADLVMMVKPQFEVGKERLGSGGVVRSPQLRAEAVRGVARRAGELGLGVKGVTASPLPGPSGNVEYFLWLRAGAPALDPADVDRAVAEGPR
- a CDS encoding FecCD family ABC transporter permease, which produces MLVDSPPEPSAEIAPVPPNRRAMRAVGLLVSLVLLALVALASIAIGAKGLSVEQVWHGLFHDTGTYGDVVVGERISRTLLGLLAGAALGLAGAVLQALTRNPLADPGLLGINAGASAAVVTAITYFGVTSLTGYVWFAFFGAAAVGALVWFLGGSRGATPVRLALAGTAISAALYGYLQAVMIMDNAALSKMRFWTVGSLASATDETITQVLPFLAVGTVVALLLARPLNAVAMGDDTARALGANLNRTRALSMAAATVLCGAATAACGPIVFVGLMVPHVVRSFTGPDLRWILPYATVLSPVLLLGADVVGRVVVRPAELQVGIVTAIIGGPVFIFLVRRRRTAQL
- a CDS encoding ABC transporter ATP-binding protein; translation: MSRPEPNGPKSQRPGTSASANENNPRSTVNRLSAENVTLAYDQRVIAEQLSVEIPDNSFTVIVGPNACGKSTLLRALSRMLKPSRGRVLLDGQIIQSMPAKKVARTLGLLPQSSIAPDGITVGDLVGRGRYPHQGLLRQWSTEDERIVRESMESTGVAELADRYVDELSGGQRQRVWMAMALAQQTPLLLLDEPTTYLDIQHQIDVLDLCAELHEEQGRTLVAVLHDLNHAARYATHLIALRGGSVIAEGAPSEIVTAELVEEVFGLRCQVIDDPETGTPLVVPAARKARAAVGKVAVTEAS